From a single Apium graveolens cultivar Ventura chromosome 2, ASM990537v1, whole genome shotgun sequence genomic region:
- the LOC141707312 gene encoding phytosulfokine receptor 1-like: protein MGELKLYVILILYGFCIQIVVVSCQNLTCNSNDLKALEGFMKGLESSIEGWKWNESSSFSSNCCDWEGILCKSSASLGLKNDEFESGRVVKLELGRKKLSGNLSESVASLDQLKILNLTHNSLRGSIPASLLNLRNLEVLDLSNNDFSGLFRSSVPEELFQLSNLSVLALQNNRLSGELSSKIGNFSNLGHLDISSNYFSGKLPDVFMELNKLWYFSAQSNLFNGEMPRSLSNSGSISLLSLRNNSLSGQIYLNCSAMNNLTSLDLASNTFNGSIPSDLPNCLKLKTINLAKIKFSGQIPESFKNFHSLTSLSFSNSSIQNISSALGILQHCQNLKTLVLTLNFRQEELPPSPSLQFKNLTVLIIASCKLTGTIPQWLGKSSSLQLLDLSWNQLSGTIPPWLGSLSYLFYLDLSNNTFIGEIPQSLTSLQSLISREVSLEEPSPDFPFFKKRNTNVRGFQYNQLSSFPPMVDLSNNFLNGSIWPEFGNLRKLHILNLSNNNLSGYIPADLSGMTSLEALDLSYNNLLGNIPPSLVNLSFLSKFSVAYNKLSGPIPTGSQFPTFPNSSFEGNVGLCGDHAAPCHIPNQLPDGSAVKSKRNTRKIVAMAVGTGLGTVFLLTITYLIIMRTTSRREVDPEKEADVNETELGSRSVVLFQNKEFDKELSLDDILKSTSSFNQANIIGCGGFGLVYKATLPDGTKVAIKRLSGDTGQMDREFQAEVETLSRAQHPNLVQLMGYCSYKNDKLLIYSYMDNGSLDYWLHEKMDGPSSLDWKTRLRIALGAAEGLAYLHQSCEPHILHRDIKSSNILLSDKFVAHLADFGLARLINPYDTHVSTDLVGTLGYIPPEYGQASVATYKGDVYSFGVVLLELLTGRRPMDVCKPRGSRDLISWVLQMKTEKRVTEIFDPFIYDKEHAEEMLLVLEIACRCLSESPKTRPTTQQLVSWLDNIDISS from the coding sequence aTGGGTGAGTTGAAATTGTATGTGATATTGATTCTTTATGGGTTTTGTATACAAATAGTTGTTGTGAGTTGTCAGAACTTGACATGTAATTCTAATGACTTAAAGGCATTGGAAGGTTTTATGAAAGGTTTAGAATCAAGTATTGAGGGGTGGAAATGGAATGAAAGTTCATCTTTTTCATCAAATTGTTGTGATTGGGAAGGCATTTTGTGCAAGTCTTCTGCTTCTCTTGGACTAAAAAATGATGAATTTGAGTCTGGTAGAGTAGTTAAGTTGGAGCTTGGAAGGAAGAAATTAAGTGGGAATCTTTCTGAATCAGTAGCCAGTTTAGATCAGCTAAAGATTCTAAATTTGACTCATAATTCATTGAGAGGCTCTATACCTGCATCTTTGTTAAATTTGCGGAATTTAGAGGTTTTGGACTTGAGTAACAATGACTTTTCTGGATTGTTCCGGAGCAGTGTTCCGGAGGAGTTGTTTCAGTTATCGAATCTGTCTGTATTGGCTCTTCAGAATAACAGGCTCTCTGGGGAACTGAGCAGCAAAATTGGTAATTTTTCCAACCTTGGTCATCTGGATATTTCATCAAATTATTTTTCAGGGAAATTACCAGATGTTTTTATGGAGTTAAACAAATTATGGTATTTTTCAGCTCAGTCAAATCTTTTCAATGGTGAAATGCCTAGGTCATTGTCGAATTCTGGGTCTATATCTTTGCTGAGTTTGAGGAACAATTCGTTAAGTGGTCAGATTTATCTTAATTGCTCTGCAATGAATAATCTTACATCACTTGATCTGGCTTCTAATACCTTCAATGGATCCATCCCATCTGATCTACCCAATTGTCTGAAATTGAAAACCATAAATCTTGCTAAAATCAAATTCAGCGGTCAAATTCCAGaaagtttcaaaaatttccatagtttgacttctctttctttttcaaATTCTAGTATTCAAAACATTTCATCTGCCCTTGGAATTTTACAGCATTGCCAGAACTTAAAAACTTTAGTGCTTACCTTGAATTTTCGGCAAGAGGAATTGCCGCCTAGTCCTAGTCTGCAGTTCAAAAACCTTACGGTGTTAATAATTGCCAGTTGCAAACTCACGGGTACAATTCCACAGTGGTTAGGTAAGTCTTCTTCATTGCAGTTGTTGGATTTGTCTTGGAATCAGCTTAGCGGAACAATTCCACCTTGGTTAGGCAGCTTGAGTTATCTCTTTTACCTGGACTTGTCAAACAACACATTTATTGGAGAGATTCCACAAAGCCTAACCAGTTTACAGAGCCTCATCTCCAGGGAGGTTTCTTTAGAAGAGCCTTCACCGGATTTTCCTTTTTTCAAGAAAAGAAACACAAATGTTAGAGGGTTTCAGTATAATCAGCTTTCGAGCTTCCCACCTATGGTGGACCTTAGTAATAATTTTCTCAATGGGTCAATCTGGCCTGAATTTGGGAATCTGCGGAAGCTGCACATTTTGAACTTGAGTAACAATAATTTATCAGGATATATTCCAGCCGATTTGTCAGGTATGACTAGTTTGGAGGCCTTGGATTTGTCCTATAACAATCTCTTGGGTAACATACCTCCATCTTTGGTGAACCTCAGCTTTCTGTCAAAGTTCAGTGTTGCATACAATAAGCTGTCAGGCCCGATTCCAACAGGAAGCCAATTTCCAACCTTTCCTAACTCCAGCTTTGAAGGAAATGTAGGTTTATGTGGTGACCATGCTGCCCCATGTCATATACCTAATCAATTGCCTGATGGATCAGCAGTCAAATCGAAGAGAAATACAAGGAAAATTGTTGCAATGGCTGTTGGGACTGGCCTCGGAACAGTTTTTCTTCTTACTATTACTTATTTGATTATTATGCGGACAACCAGCAGAAGAGAGGTTGATCCTGAGAAGGAGGCTGATGTCAATGAAACTGAGCTCGGTTCAAGATCAGTTGTACTTTTCCAGAACAAGGAGTTTGATAAGGAGCTCTCTCTTGATGACATTCTAAAATCCACGAGCAGTTTCAATCAAGCAAACATTATCGGCTGTGGGGGCTTTGGCTTGGTATACAAAGCGACCCTTCCTGATGGTACAAAGGTTGCAATTAAACGACTTTCTGGTGACACCGGTCAGATGGATAGAGAATTTCAGGCTGAAGTTGAGACGCTTTCAAGAGCTCAGCATCCAAACCTTGTCCAACTTATGGGGTATTGCAGTTATAAGAATGACAAGCTCTTAATATACTCATACATGGATAATGGTAGCTTGGATTATTGGCTGCATGAGAAAATGGACGGACCTTCTTCACTGGATTGGAAAACGAGGCTTCGTATTGCTCTAGGAGCAGCAGAAGGGCTGGCTTACTTGCACCAATCATGCGAGCCCCATATCCTTCACCGCGATATAAAGTCTAGTAATATCCTTTTAAGTGATAAGTTTGTAGCTCACTTGGCTGATTTTGGTCTTGCCAGATTAATAAATCCATATGACACCCATGTTAGCACTGACCTTGTTGGAACTTTGGGATACATTCCACCTGAATATGGGCAAGCTTCTGTGGCAACATATAAGGGGGATGTATATAGTTTTGGAGTGGTTTTATTAGAGCTTCTAACTGGTAGGAGGCCAATGGATGTGTGTAAACCAAGAGGAAGTCGAGATTTAATATCTTGGGTTTTACAAATGAAGACGGAGAAAAGGGTAACTGAAATATTTGATCCTTTTATTTACGACAAAGAACATGCAGAAGAAATGTTGCTGGTTCTTGAAATTGCTTGTCGCTGCTTAAGCGAAAGCCCTAAAACAAGGCCTACAACACAGCAGCTAGTTTCTTGGCTCGACAACATCGATATTAGTAGTTAG
- the LOC141688621 gene encoding uncharacterized protein LOC141688621: MLSNPKAGETLTLYLAVSDFAISAVLVREEDDVQLPVYYVSKRLADAETRYTSLEKLAYALILASRKLRPYFQAHKIEVRTSYPLRQVMHKPESSGRMLKWTVELGQFEVDYKPRTAIKGQALADFVLEFPSHQEVEPGALVVIPSTEEVGLERQNSAPWWSLYVDGASNGDGAGAGIELISPEAHKIRRTTHLAFHATNNDAEYEALINGLKLSLEMKVENLNVFSYSMIVVYQINEGYQAKGPRTELYLKCAQRIIARFNEVRLELIPHGQNEGADELAKLGSRRESTLLGTVPLDIQRQPSVPEHEVGSLSNELGPTWMTSILAYIREGSLPDEKNEARRIKYKAARYVIYDGILYRRGFSVPLLKCIYGEECNYILREVHEGICGNHSGEAEPLATITAKKLREFVYRAIVCRYGIPYKLISDNVKQFDSKEMREFCEQLGIQKSFSALEEKKGAWLEELAQVLWSYNTTPRTTNGETPFSLVYGCEAMVPVEVRAGSIRRDNYDSEANEVNHRFYLDMIEETREEAQIRIAAYQQRTTRHYNSKVRARTFKVGDLVLRRVMPNTKVARDASSYPGPQDHKCDPGGPSLHQTYSKSHDARRRHMRAPSASTPTTPAS; this comes from the exons ATGTTGTCCAACCCAAAGGCAGGAGAAACTTTGACCCTATACTTGGCTGTCTCCGACTTTGCAATAAGTGCGGTATTAGTCCGAGAGGAGGATGATGTCCAGCTCCCGGTATATTATGTGAGCAAAAGGCTAGCCGATGCCGAGACTCGATACACAAGCCTCGAAAAGCTAGCATATGCTCTGATCCTGGCCTCCCGAAAACTTAGGCCCTATTTTCAGGCACATAAGATTGAAGTGCGAACCTCCTACCCCCTCAGACAAGTGATGCATAAACCAGAGTCTTCTGGTCGAATGTTGAAGTGGACGGTTGAGCTCGGCCAATtcgaggtggattataagccaagGACTGCGATCAAAGGCCAAGCCCTGGCCGATTTTGTGCTAGAATTTCCCTCACATCAAGAAGTGGAGCCGGGAGCCCTTGTTGTTATACCTAGCACAGAAGAAGTTGGACTGGAGAGACAAAATAGTGCCCCATGGTGGAGCCTATATGTGGATGGTGCCTCTAACGGTGATGGAGCAGGAGCTGGAATCGAGCTAATCAGCCCAGAGGCGCACAAGATCAGACGTACAACCCATCTGGCCTTTCAtgcaaccaacaatgatgctgagtatgaggccCTAATCAACGGTCTCAAGCTATCTTTGGAAATGAAGGTCGAGAATTTGAATGTGTTTAGTTACTCCATGATTGTGGTCTATCAGATAAATGAGGGGTATCAAGCTAAGGGGCCGAGAACAGAGCTTTACCTGAAGTGCGCACAGAGGATAATCGCAAGATTCAACGAGGTGAGGCTGGAACTAATCCCGCATGGGCAGAATGAAGGCGCAGACGAGCTAGCTAAGCTCGGCTCACGCCGCGAGAGCACTTTGCTAGGGACCGTGCCCCTTGATATACAGAGGCAACCTAGTGTGCCCGAGCACGAGGTGGGCAGCCTCAGTAATGAGCTCGGCCCCACGTGGATGACATCTATTCTAGCATACATAAGAGAAGGTTCACTTCCGGACGAAAAGAACGAGGCAAGGAGGATAAAATACAAAGCAGCCCGCTATGTGATATACGATGGGATTCTATACAGAAGAGGGTTCAGTGTTCCTCTTCTCAAATGCATATATGGGGAGGAATGCAACTACATCCTAAGGGAAGTACACGAGGgcatttgtggcaatcactcggggg aggcCGAGCCCCTAGCCACTATCACAGCGAAAAAGCTCAGGGAGTTTGTATACAGGGCTATTGTATGTCGCTATGGCATCCCTTACAAGCTGATATCTGACAATGTGAAGCAATTTGATAGCAAGGAGATGCGAGAGTTTTGTGAGCAACTGGGGATTCAGAAGAGCTTTAGCGCA cttgaagagaagaaaggagcATGGCTAGAAGAGCTCGCCCAGGTCCTATGGTCTTACAACACTACACCCCGAACCACAAATGGAGAGACCCCTTTCTCTCTGGTGTATGGGTGTGAAGCTATGGTGCCCGTTGAAGTGAGAGCAGGATCTATTCGAAGAGACAACTATGACTCAGAGGCAAACGAGGTCAATCATCGGTTTTATTTGGATATGATCGAAGAAACTCGAGAAGAGGCTCAGATCAGGATAGCGGCATATCAGCAGAGGACAACTAGGCATTACAACAGTAAGGTTCGGGCCCGAACTTtcaaggtgggagatttggttcTGCGCCGGGTCATGCCAAATACCAAGGTG GCCCGCGATGCGAGCTCATACCCTGGCCCTCAAGACCATAAATGCGACCCAGGGGGCCCATCCCTCCATCAAACATACTCAAAGTCGCATGATGCGAGGAGAAGACACATGCGAGCTCCTAGTGCGAGCACACCTACAACACCTGCGAGTTGA